Proteins found in one Nostoc sp. NIES-3756 genomic segment:
- the trpA gene encoding tryptophan synthase subunit alpha, translating into MTVIADRFQTLRRNQECALIPFITAGDPDLETTAAALKILDSNGADFIELGVPYSDPLADGPVIQAAATRALQRGTKLENVLEMLKATTPSLQAPIILFTYYNPILHRGIDEFLDQIVAAGVDGLVVPDLPLEEAAGLLKPASEKGIDLTLLIAPTSSSERIEAIASSSQGFIYLVSVTGVTGMRSQIETRVSDLLVQIRHVTDKPIGVGFGISQPEQATQVKQWGADAAIVGSAFVKRLAEGTPEQGLSAIAEFCQSLKAAIKTS; encoded by the coding sequence ATGACCGTTATTGCCGATCGCTTCCAAACCCTCAGACGGAATCAAGAGTGCGCTCTGATTCCGTTTATTACTGCTGGTGATCCTGATTTAGAAACTACAGCCGCAGCTTTAAAAATATTAGATAGTAATGGTGCTGACTTTATTGAGTTGGGTGTTCCCTACTCTGATCCTCTGGCAGATGGGCCTGTAATTCAAGCAGCCGCTACCCGCGCTTTACAACGGGGAACAAAACTGGAAAATGTATTGGAGATGTTAAAAGCCACTACTCCCAGTTTGCAAGCACCAATCATCTTATTTACCTACTACAACCCCATTCTGCACCGGGGAATCGACGAGTTCCTAGATCAAATTGTGGCGGCTGGTGTTGATGGTTTGGTTGTGCCTGATTTACCTTTGGAAGAAGCCGCAGGACTATTAAAACCTGCAAGTGAAAAGGGTATAGATTTAACTTTATTGATTGCGCCAACCAGTTCATCCGAGAGAATAGAAGCGATCGCTAGTTCATCCCAAGGATTTATCTATTTGGTCAGTGTAACAGGCGTGACAGGGATGCGATCGCAAATAGAAACCCGTGTATCTGATTTACTGGTGCAAATCCGCCATGTAACAGATAAACCCATTGGTGTAGGTTTTGGGATTTCCCAGCCAGAACAAGCAACTCAGGTTAAGCAATGGGGAGCGGATGCAGCTATTGTGGGTAGCGCCTTTGTTAAGCGGTTAGCGGAAGGGACACCAGAACAAGGACTCAGTGCGATCGCCGAATTTTGTCAAAGTCTCAAAGCAGCCATCAAAACATCTTGA